Proteins encoded in a region of the Desulfuromonas thiophila genome:
- a CDS encoding GIY-YIG nuclease family protein, which yields MAQNPFYVYALKDPRQRPSKPFYIGKGTGNRAWEHQANIDESEKGQLIQQIKDSGQNVIHTILADNLTEQQALKIEAELISAFGIRSQGGLLTNRVKPNPENISRHVRANIPDGCYEKAQMALKLMKSAVMELAKANPHGISNSDAAKYLGLQSDYGGGSKDYLSYSIIGLLMKEGRLQRTLNRKHVATGE from the coding sequence ATGGCACAAAATCCATTTTATGTTTATGCCCTAAAAGACCCACGCCAAAGACCTTCAAAGCCATTCTACATTGGCAAAGGAACTGGTAATCGCGCCTGGGAACATCAGGCGAATATCGACGAATCAGAAAAAGGTCAACTTATCCAGCAGATTAAAGACTCTGGTCAAAATGTAATCCACACTATTCTTGCAGACAACTTAACTGAACAACAGGCACTCAAAATAGAAGCAGAACTTATCTCGGCATTCGGAATCCGCTCGCAAGGCGGTTTGTTGACAAACCGCGTAAAACCTAATCCTGAAAATATTAGCCGTCATGTCAGAGCAAATATTCCAGACGGCTGCTACGAAAAAGCTCAGATGGCACTCAAACTTATGAAGTCTGCCGTAATGGAGCTAGCCAAGGCCAACCCCCACGGCATTTCAAACTCAGATGCCGCAAAATATCTAGGTCTGCAATCCGACTACGGTGGTGGCTCAAAAGATTACCTCAGCTACAGCATAATTGGTCTACTCATGAAAGAAGGTCGGCTTCAACGAACCCTCAATAGAAAGCACGTTGCCACAGGTGAGTAA